In Zerene cesonia ecotype Mississippi chromosome 20, Zerene_cesonia_1.1, whole genome shotgun sequence, the genomic stretch ttgatttaaaatcctttttaaACACGGGAATACATATTAACAGTACCAGctgttaatgtaaataatatatttattggccCCGTCCCCTAACCAATAGGAAAAAGgcaacattttcatttttcagaTTGTATATTCTAATTTGAcaaaagtaaatgttttttgatCATATAAACTCTAATATAGTATCAtagataatatgtaatataagtatataatattaatatattatgtacataaaaatgaatccctgTTTCCTTGGTCACAGTTCacgcaattttaataaaaataaatcatataggTACAAacactaacaaaataatttgttattccagCCGTTCCgcaaataagtataaaactgtttattgtggtaaatatttttaatctttactaatattataaagctgaaggcttatttgtttgtttgaatgcactaatcttaggaactactggtctgatttgaaaaattctttccaCCACTACCACCTAGCCCacttattgatatatatgtggctatatatgtaccacgggcgaagccagggagGAAcgctagtaaaataatataattaacttagATTAGCAATATGAATGAGTACTTGCCACACTATAGTACCTACATTGCTATGAGGACTTTCTTTTACGCAATAATAAATGagatttataagttttataaataactatgtgTAAACCTCGGACAAAAACGCAAGCAGTAAAAGGTAACTACTAAaaagcgaaaaataaatttatataattacttaaaacgCTACCCGCTCATTTATTTGAAGTTGGTGCCAGACTAGTCTAATGGTAGAAGATAATAGATAGATGTACCAACTAAGTTTCTACATAACTAACTGTTTATCTGCTTACTTGGCAAAGTTAGCACTAACCTTAAATAGATGAACGGGCGTATAGTAAcgcttataataattatattaatatatttttcgctGTTTGTgattggcgtgaaatagtagcatgctactgtatGCCATTCTCTACtccatttctttattccttccatcaatcctttccttatcccttatccatTAAAGTTAGATACCCATTGCACAAGCACATGGCCTCGGCTGTTTATAGGAGGTGcagatcgcttaccatcaggcaactCATCATCTCCTTTGACACCAATaacgtataaaaaaagtaGTGTCCTAGTAGAACtgtcatattatgtttgttatagATCCGTGTGTACACAGTTCATAAAATGCTTTCTATTTTCATGTTAATGAAGAAATGGGCGATTTTTCtaattgtttgtattattagaattttttcCAAATGTGGCTCCACCTGTGTGATAACTGCGAAAGTTTTAAGTGTAGTAATAGTATTCGTATCGTTTAATAGATGGCGCTTAACAAATATCGCTAATGAAATTTTTCCATAACTTTTTATAGGTACTACCAACGTAGAAATGGCatgttttttgaataattgataAGCCATCTGCAGGCTTATTTCATACATGTAAATAATCAGTGCATTTGTTAGCCAGCTGCGTGcagaatttaaaatgttcttatattatgtacttctTATCTAGCAATCAttcttaaaatttctaaatggaGTCGAATGAATGAATGGATGAGTCGAATAATGAATTCGAAAGAAatctttgataatataaaggaTTTGAAAATCCTACGCATTACCTGCATCCATTACTCTAACACTCAGCATTTCCATGATCCATAAGCCAGTCCAaggctattttttaaaataggtatTAGATAGATATCAAGATTTTACCTAGCTAGTGGATATaatagacattaaaaaaataaaacgcattGCAATTATACCAATTTATTTGAACAGAAGACACATTCACGTtactttacataaaaaatcaagaaCACAACACTAACTGCAAAAATGGAGGTAGATTGTTTTAGTCAAATCCTTGTAAAGATTTTTAACCAATGACGTCAATGatactaattatattgtaaagaataaacacatttttatgcCTAATAATAGAACCATAGCACACTAAATacaacaatgtatttatttaatgtaaaaaaatgtttagtaCTGCAATTtgaaaactaataatttattatgaattcaaagaaacatttaatcaaataatacatatgttaTACGATTTTCCAACAGATACACATTTCCAAAACATACCAAGGATTTCAATATCTGGCTTTTTCCTTTgtacaattcaatttatcaaaaagATAGAGTGAAAATTTAGACATCATTAGATTTCCAAAGGTTACTTTAAgaagcaatttaattttgacataTTAATCTAGAAGACTTGCATTAATTTTCgttgcaaaataaaattatgtgctATACAACatctatatttacatataacattaCGTTTCTATCATTCATTGACTGATCATATtgctaacaatttaaaaataccgcgaatatatcataacattttatccaatttaaattggtcatgatgatataaattataaaggttAATATAAATCATCCATTGCTTTAatcacaaacaataaaaaacaggtGATTACATAACttgcaatataaaacattgtttcaaAAACTGTTTATCATTCAAACAATTTACCTAGTGTATGGATGGTACGTCTGTTATAAATCGTGTACATAGGTGTGGTAtacatttagatttatttaaattggtacatgtaaattataattctatcCAGCAACAAGGTTCTGAAGTTCCGCAGTTAATTCAGAGGGGTCAATATTCGCTTTGGAATTACTTGTAGGTGCGGCAACATTAGACTCTCTGTTACACCCCTTTTTATGAACAAACCAATGTAGACGCTGACATTCTCTATCACAGTATTGCACTGTTTTGCATTTTGAACACTTCTTGGCTGGTTTCTCCTCACCACAGGTGCTGCAATAGGGGATTGTGTCGATGAACCCTCTTTGGCCGTTGATAGTGCAATTTATAACTGAAAATGCTGGAGGAGGGTCTTTACTGGTCAATGCAGTCACCATTTGATGGAATGTGGTGCATTCTCTATATGGAAACTCTCGAACACAATCCTTTAAGAAGGCATCCATCAGATCTAAGGAATAACCATCCTTGCCAGGCTTCAATAgctttttagaaaatatctcCACAACATCATGCTTCTTCTCATTCTCCGCATTAGGCTTCTGTTTATCCTTAATATTATGGATTTCCTTAATAATATAGGCAAGGTAGTGATATTTAAAAGCCATAACTTCATTTGTCTCACTACCTCTAGTCATTTCTCGTTTACACAACATCTCTAAAACTTTACTAACTTTATCAGCATTGTCTAATAGTCCTGGGGCATGTTGTAAGTTTAAAGCTAACCTGACTGGGTGGATATTTACACCAAGAACAAATCTATGTAGCGTATCAACTAGAATAGGAGGCAAATAAGCCTCTGTTTGAAGTCCTTGAGGCACTGAATAGTAAGCAATCTCACTACGAGGTATATAGTTGTTTATAGTTGCAACAGTATGATGGTTTCCTACAAACGCAGCCATTTGGGCGGCAGTTCGTCCCACGGAGTTGGTCGCTTGCGGTTTGGCGCCCGCATCTAAGAGTAACTTGCAGACTTCAGAATTCCCAGACAAAGCGCCAAAATGTAATGCCGTATAGTTATATTCATGATTTCCACAATTAACATCCGCGCCCTGGAATATGATAATcgaaagttaattttattaccaatCGATAGAAAGGTCGAATAAACCATTCAATTATTCATGCCATGTCTTACCCTATCGAGAAGTAATTGCACCATATCCTTACAACCCTTATAAGCGGCGTGCTGAAGTGCGGTCATACCATTTTCGTCTAAGAAATCAACGCTGCCCTTGTGTTGAGCGAGTATATTCTTGAATTCGGTAACGTCTCCTTGAGCTATAGTGGTAAATATAGTTTTCTCGGGTGGATTAAGATCCTCAGTTTTGTTGTCCATGATGTTAATTCTAATCaatgaaactatttattataggaAATTTACTGATTCTTGTTCGTAAAGAACAAGTGCAATGTCAAAATCACTACTGTCAACTGTCACATTCGGTTTGGCTTTGTTGGTTTGTTGTTGCCATTAGCCATAATATATTGGACACGTTCAAATTAAAAGATCTATACATACAGTAAAAGAGTAAAAAGAATGTATTTGtactttaaagatatttttaaaaatgcatctctttgtctgtgtgtttgtacATGCTTATCTCTTGTTGTATAGGCATTAGGTCTGGACAACATAtaggctataatttattttgactgtCACACTATATGCAGAACCGCAGCAGGCCACCTAAATATTAAGAGATAAAGAAATTGTGCAAATGCCAAAATTGTTACACGTAATGAGCGTTTCCTACTGAgagcatatattttaagatctGGAACTCCAAGAGTCACAcaatgtataatctatgggAATGAGGTCTTAGCAAACATTGTTCAGTTTACTGATAGGCACATCTTCAcctcattttattttgtaaggaAGCGTCCAGTTTGTTTACGTTCACAAAAACGAAGTCATGGGCACCAACAagtgttaaatattacaataaatttaaacatttttttttacaaaatctaACTAAACCACTGCATTTAATACGTAACCAACGCTATTAATATTcgaataaagtaaattaaggCCCCAAAGACgtcatatataacaaattgctTGGCTCGATATGTTCTTTAGCTATTAATAGACTGAATgtgaattataaaagttattaaaagaaaGTATAGTACAGAGAAGACATTTATCGAGATAAAACGATTTGAggaaagataaaaaaacatcagaACATCTAATTCTAAACCttcttatgattattttaagtatgagGAAAGAGTCTACATTAATGTATTATCTTTTAAGATAGATAACTTATAGTGCGTAATAAGTTTCTTTTGAATGTAACTTTTTTGTTTAGAGAAAAGGGTATTTTTTTTCGAGGAAAGTAACTAAGGcgattacataattaaacaaaattgattttgctaagattattttaaaattgataaggTCACCAGGTCAGGTtattctgaaaaataaaacttcatcATTGTCTTTCATCTATTAATTATACGAGTATTAAGATggttaatctttttttttaggtaGATACGTGAAGCTTCTGGATAACAGTTAAGTAGTAGCGTAAatgtcataattaataaactccaaataaaaagttgtcatATCTGACTCGTGCAATGAAATCGGGAGAGgaaaatgatgatgaataattcGTGCATTCATAATACTaagtaataacatttaataaggttacaaaataaaacaacatttgagtttatcatataaatacgtttattcTACACTCAATTGTCATAATGGCTGGTATGACGattgattttgttaaatattatttaaatctaggTATCAAGAGATCAAGAATAAGACTaccataaatatgaaattctaCTGAGTATAACACGATGAGATATGATAATCTATGATATATGATAACTACTTGTAAACATTTGAAAGAGAGAATAATTACCTAGTTTGTTAATTCTTGTATGATTTTACATGAATTTCGAAAGATAAAACtcttattctataatattcttctctattgcttttaaatataaagcttCATCTACACACCACATATAAAACGTAATGTGTGGAACGTGTCCTTTCTATTCAAAACACaccttaaatttattgtaaaaatcaatcaatttacGTCAAAACAATTCATCAATCCGCATTGCCCAAGTCGGAGTGATGAATAGTCGtaaagaataagaaaaaaaattacgaataGTGCACTAAAAATGGAGCacctataaaatactttttcacAACATCAAGAGATAAATTGAAGAAAGAGCAGAATAACCATCTATTTTCCTACACATCAAcaagtacattaaaatatatatttaaacatacgtACTACAAACAAGTTTGATTAATATAGAGTTTTTAGAcgattgattaaaattatgtaggtaattaataattaatgcaaGTGATAGTAGATTAGTTATGActagttttaatatagatttataagtGGGTATATGAACTATGCACAAcaccaatt encodes the following:
- the LOC119835104 gene encoding ankyrin repeat and MYND domain-containing protein 2 — translated: MDNKTEDLNPPEKTIFTTIAQGDVTEFKNILAQHKGSVDFLDENGMTALQHAAYKGCKDMVQLLLDRGADVNCGNHEYNYTALHFGALSGNSEVCKLLLDAGAKPQATNSVGRTAAQMAAFVGNHHTVATINNYIPRSEIAYYSVPQGLQTEAYLPPILVDTLHRFVLGVNIHPVRLALNLQHAPGLLDNADKVSKVLEMLCKREMTRGSETNEVMAFKYHYLAYIIKEIHNIKDKQKPNAENEKKHDVVEIFSKKLLKPGKDGYSLDLMDAFLKDCVREFPYRECTTFHQMVTALTSKDPPPAFSVINCTINGQRGFIDTIPYCSTCGEEKPAKKCSKCKTVQYCDRECQRLHWFVHKKGCNRESNVAAPTSNSKANIDPSELTAELQNLVAG